tatgtaatgtTAGTATTATAAACTGCTGTAAATTAGGTTTTATACTGTACATGTACACAACTGAAGGGACGAGAACCCGGGAAAACGACAAATCAAACTTGTATTTACCGTAATATCTACATGGAATTCATAACTATTTGCACATTCGAAAAACTATTTCAATGTCCATTTAAAACAAGACTTGTACATCATGTTGTGtgatttgataaaaataaacaattttaagtCTTCTCAAACgtgattttctttcattttttttttttttatttataaattatattgaaatataaatataataaatattttttattacctcataaattattcttgtaaataaaatataataaagtaatttttaagttttgGGTCGAACTCGAGCTTCTTACCCGCATAATTGCGAGAAATCTAGATTTCCGTACGTTTGTTCGTTATGAACAGGAAACTCCTTATTATGACTTTAAATTACTCGAGGTTAAGCAAGCTGTGCTGCAAGGTTTACTCTGTTTGAagtaagaaaagagaagaattatTAGAATTCTGCACGaatcaaaaattaattataatttcgcaATTGATATAAATCTTCGCATTTCGGtgaaatgtatgtatgtaagtGGTTCAAGGCTGAATACAGTGCTTGTATGCATGTATATGTCAAGGCAATACATATGATGACATAACATAGTTCGTGGAAATCTCTGTTTCTACAATTTAAGTCGACGTCACTTTGATGTTTTTTCCGTGACTGTCATTTTTACATATAgtgtaaataatgaaatagcACGTTAACTCGTTACTATTAATGGTAACATGATTCTAACCAACATGTAATAAGCGTTTTCTACACAATTGAACAATGCTTTCTCTATGACAGAAAATCTATGACTTGATGAATGAAGTGCTATCACTAATTAAGCAAAGTgtcaaaaataagaaataatttttaaagaaatgcgCAGAAAAACTATAAATTCTATTGTACATTTATTGCTGATGACAGAATTAATGTTGtcattaatttgaaatatgaGTAACCAGAAGATAAGTGGAATATGTATTATCTCCTAAGTAGatgatatacataaaaaagatATCCAATATCAATGGTTacttaaatttatattgaatCCTGAACACTTGCCCTATTAGTAATGGAACagagtaataatattttagaagatATAGAAGAAGCATTTCTAGTTTTAACAGAAAGCTTCCTGGAACAAGGTGTATCATTAGTAGATCTTAAGTCTGCTAGTTtagaaaataacataaaaaataaaaggaaccACATCTCACATTACTTGTGTTCTAAAAAGGTTCTTCTTGCCTTATTTACACCAATATTTTGTAgcatactttttaaatatttatattttgatataatcAGAAGCATTCGTGAAACTAGATGCTTAATaccaaataattatttcatatggGAATTTACAAGACCGATATCAAATTGTGATTATTGTCGGGATGTTACTTCAGCACTGATCTTGCCAAATTTAACAAGAGAAGAATTCAAACAATATGCCTATTCTTCTAGACCTATGGTGATAAAATATGCTGCAAGTCATTGGCCAGCTTCAAAGGTATTTAGCTGGAAATTCTTCAAAGATTTATATGAGAATATTGATGGTGCTTACGATTCGGTAGATGAATGTCAGTTCTTGCATTTCAAAAGTAATCTTACCAATTTACGTGATGTTTTTGCAATGACTGAAGAAAGAGCCATGCAGCATAATGGTAAAGATCCTTGGTATGTTGGTTGGAAAAATTGTCACCTTCAGATTTTGGATATTATGAAACGGTACTACAATCTACCTCATTTTTTACCAGAGGATGCGGAGGTTCCTTATTCCAATTATGTCTTTTTAGGATATGAAGAAGGTGCTATTatgcatgtatgtataatgGTAATAATACATGCAcacttatttttaattatttttagttaATCACAAGTTTTGTTTTGTTTACAGCTAGATTATATTTCGCGTCTAATGTGGCAAGGGCAAATTATAGGCAATAAAACGTGGAGCGTCGCTCCAACTCCGGAATGTGATACTGTTTGTACGCGTTTTAATTTTACTGTTTATGCTGGAGATATTGTTTTGTTGGATACAAGAATTTGGTATCATAGCACTTATGTAAAAGGAGGAAACTTTAGCTTGACAGTCACTTCAGAGTATGGATAGatctttatatgtatattgcaaAATTGTATTTGATCAATTTTACAGACTACATAGATAGGATTCTATGgagttgaaaatttttatattgtaaaattgaaagatcCAAAATGTTTTGCCTCGTTAAATTATTGCATTATATTGATGCttcattaaatatacataaagttTTTACATGCACAAAAACTTTGATATTATAGGACATGCTATTAATgagtagcattacattatttatgaaactttTATATAGTAAAATTTTTGAAGGTGccatttttaatgaaatatatatatatttactaatGCATAGATTAGAATGTATAGAAGattaaattttgcaatattttagattgcctatttattataattattatgtatcgagttatatacaatttctggATATTTATTGGTTTTGCCATAGTTAAATACTAGTGGAAATAAGAATTAA
This genomic window from Bombus fervidus isolate BK054 chromosome 5, iyBomFerv1, whole genome shotgun sequence contains:
- the LOC139987141 gene encoding uncharacterized protein isoform X2; amino-acid sequence: MEQSNNILEDIEEAFLVLTESFLEQGVSLVDLKSASLENNIKNKRNHISHYLCSKKVLLALFTPIFCSILFKYLYFDIIRSIRETRCLIPNNYFIWEFTRPISNCDYCRDVTSALILPNLTREEFKQYAYSSRPMVIKYAASHWPASKKEPCSIMVKILEDAEVPYSNYVFLGYEEGAIMHLDYISRLMWQGQIIGNKTWSVAPTPECDTVCTRFNFTVYAGDIVLLDTRIWYHSTYVKGGNFSLTVTSEYG
- the LOC139987141 gene encoding uncharacterized protein isoform X1, with the protein product MEQSNNILEDIEEAFLVLTESFLEQGVSLVDLKSASLENNIKNKRNHISHYLCSKKVLLALFTPIFCSILFKYLYFDIIRSIRETRCLIPNNYFIWEFTRPISNCDYCRDVTSALILPNLTREEFKQYAYSSRPMVIKYAASHWPASKVFSWKFFKDLYENIDGAYDSVDECQFLHFKSNLTNLRDVFAMTEERAMQHNGKDPWYVGWKNCHLQILDIMKRYYNLPHFLPEDAEVPYSNYVFLGYEEGAIMHLDYISRLMWQGQIIGNKTWSVAPTPECDTVCTRFNFTVYAGDIVLLDTRIWYHSTYVKGGNFSLTVTSEYG